The Microplitis demolitor isolate Queensland-Clemson2020A chromosome 8, iyMicDemo2.1a, whole genome shotgun sequence genome has a segment encoding these proteins:
- the LOC103572318 gene encoding zinc finger protein 1, producing the protein MSMTLVRNPFKGCSGDESSVELAEISSGGASTEGGGGDTRSAKQEERCPQCGILCRNLHVLQLHLEDAHKTAFVIDKHDLSAQFSQVSCKVCSKTFANVYRLQRHMISHDESAVLRKFKCPHCEKAFKFKHHLKEHLRIHSGEKPFQCNNCGKRFSHSGSYSSHMTSKKCLIVNLKKSRQSTISSIERATKKPQLQQGGQSLQSRGPHEIDIHAVNNNTFLPILPKLSPSDYQELQRESTGIYDMPTLLPPIVNFSSLFLQSSLGKILSQLQTKRLDEVASEHYESHRETLSPSTADSEETEGTEGKYSPVPSDPQGLDAVRRILETVNTSVTKQLLEANVRKLATSPETIKRECDEDYQDQDSEMSGETTHYQDWQTGDQYDSQSEGLAAKLEDASQSSTKTRRGSKRKAEESLAPESSIEAYSEDDDESNKTLAEPGRRVRARSLIDDEQLAVLKGYYAINPRPKKEEIDMIANYINFPKRVVQVWFQNSRARDRRELRMPALVPLASIGNHQLPLEQPLDLSKKENLTITPSVKDNDIINNRNNLSSPHEPKDNNKIIQMTVPHSEVDDLDESPLVIDEETTDPVEIKKEVSSSGDNIVKSQSRAHVKSERENDRPVPDAPPSTETEQEGVYVCDQCDKTFSKHSSLARHKYEHSGQRPYKCEECPRAFKHKHHLTEHKRLHTGEKPFQCSKCLKRFSHSGSYSQHMNHRYSYCKPYRE; encoded by the exons ATGAGCATGACTCTCGTGCGAAACCCATTCAAAg GGTGCAGTGGAGACGAATCCAGTGTGGAACTAGCTGAAATAAGCAGCGGTGGGGCGAGCACTGAGGGCGGAGGGGGCGATACTAGATCGGCTAAGCAAGAAGAGAGGTGTCCACAGTGTGGCATTCTCTGCCGGAACCTCCACGTTCTTCAACTCCACCTCGAGGACGCCCATAAAACCGCATTCGTCATTGATAAGCACGATCTCAGTGCTCAGTTTTCTCAAGTT tcctgCAAAGTTTGCAGCAAGACTTTCGCCAACGTCTACCGTCTTCAGAGGCACATGATCAGCCACGACGAGAGCGCAGTACTGCGCAAATTTAAATGCCCCCACTGTGAAAaggcatttaaatttaaacatcaTCTTAAA gaaCATCTACGAATCCATAGTGGAGAAAAACCATTTCAATGTAACAACTGCGGTAAACGTTTTTCTCACTCGGGTTCTTACTCGAGTCATATGACGTCAAAGAAGTGCCTGATAGTAAACCTGAAAAAATCACGACAAAGCACAATAAGCAGTATAGAACGTGCTACTAAAAAACCCCAACTACAACAAGGAGGACAGTCATTGCAGTCTCGTGGTCCTCATGAAATCGATATTCATGCTGTCAataacaatacttttttacCAATACTACCAAAACTCTCACCGTCAGACTACCAAGAGCTACAAAGAGAGAGTACGGGCATTTATGACATGCCGACACTGCTACCTCCAATAGTTAACTTCAGCAGTTTGTTTCTTCAATCATCACTCGGTAAAATTCTAAGTCAGTTGCAGACTAAGAGATTAGACGAGGTGGCCTCCGAACACTATGAGTCGCATCGTGAGACGCTGAGTCCGTCAACTGCGGATTCGGAAGAGACTGAAGGGACTGAAGGAAAGTATTCGCCGGTACCAAGTGACCCTCAGGGTTTGGATGCTGTACGTCGTATTCTGGAGACGGTAAATACTTCTGTGACCAAACAGCTGCTCGAAGCGAATGTTAGAAAACTTGCAACGTCACCGGAAACGATAAAACGTGAGTGCGATGAAGACTATCAAGATCAGGATAGCGAGATGTCGGGCGAAACAACGCACTATCAAGACTGGCAGACTGGAGATCAGTATGACTCACAGAGCGAAGGTTTAGCAGCGAAGCTTGAAGATGCCAGCCAATCTAGTACGAAAACTCGGCGGGGATCTAAACGAAAAGCCGAAGAAAGTCTGGCACCAGAGAGTTCAATAGAGGCCTACTCTGAGGATGATGATGAGTCAAATAAAACTCTTGCTGAGCCTGGAAGAAGAGTAAGAGCCCGATCTCTTATCGACGACGAACAATTGGCCGTTCTCAAGGGCTACTATGCCATCAATCCCCGTCCGAAGAAAGAAGAAATTGACATGATTGCCAACTACATTAATTTTCCAAAACGCGTCGTTCAAGTCTGGTTCCAAAATTCCCGTGCGAGAGATCGCCGGGAACTGAGGATGCCGGCTCTCGTGCCTCTTGCGAGTATCGGAAACCACCAGCTTCCACTAGAGCAGCCTTTAGATCTCTCGAAGAAAGAAAATCTCACAATAACTCCTTCAGTTAAAGACAATgatattataaacaatagaaataatttatcatcaccACACGAGccaaaagataataataaaattatacaaatgACTGTGCCTCATTCAGAAGTTGATGATCTTGATGAATCACCCTTGGTTATTGATGAAGAGACCACTGATCCGGTTGAAATTAAAAAGGAAGTGTCTTCCAGCGGTGACAATATAGTAAag AGTCAATCAAGGGCCCACGTAAAGTCTGAGCGCGAGAATGATAGGCCTGTGCCAGATGCTCCTCCTTCAACGGAGACCGAACAAGAGGGCGTGTACGTATGCGATCAATGCGATAAGACCTTCTCCAAGCATAGCTCACTTGCTAGACACAAGTACGAACATTCCG GGCAAAGGCCGTACAAATGCGAAGAGTGTCCGCGGGCTTTTAAACACAAGCATCACTTGACGGAACACAAGCGTCTTCATACCGGCGAAAAGCCATTCCAGTGCTCCAAGTGCCTAAAGCGCTTCTCACACTCTGGTTCTTACAGTCAGCACATGAATCACCGGTACTCTTACTGCAAACCATACAGAGAATAG